Proteins encoded together in one Aminivibrio pyruvatiphilus window:
- a CDS encoding FeoA family protein codes for MTPPRHPGGPAVALRDLPNGAFGRIAEMPAKDGCAERLEALGLRVGKVVEKVSGMPFHGPVTLQLDGRQIAIGWKISSSVLVVPLAPSGGAAGRHE; via the coding sequence TTGACCCCTCCCCGTCATCCGGGAGGTCCCGCAGTGGCCCTGAGGGATCTTCCCAACGGCGCCTTCGGCCGCATAGCGGAGATGCCGGCAAAGGACGGCTGCGCCGAACGTCTTGAAGCCCTGGGCCTCCGGGTCGGCAAGGTGGTGGAGAAAGTGTCCGGAATGCCCTTTCACGGTCCTGTGACCCTCCAGCTCGACGGCAGGCAGATCGCCATCGGGTGGAAGATTTCTTCCTCCGTGCTTGTCGTTCCCCTCGCTCCTTCCGGCGGAGCTGCCGGGCGCCATGAGTGA
- the rlmN gene encoding 23S rRNA (adenine(2503)-C(2))-methyltransferase RlmN — MSEPVHALDLSHEEWIDVSTKRWGLPKYRADQLCQWIYDKKVFNVHEMTNLSKDLREKLVYDLMILPPIPVTEETSKDGTRKFLWQLYDGERIESVLLTHGNHTTACLSSQVGCPLNCSFCATGQSGFRRDLTAGEITGQLLAMEKRLGANIGNVVFMGMGEPFLNTRAVFKAISILNSPKMRNLGARHITISTSGIVPGILDLAEFPLPVRLSVSLHAPNDALRSKIMPVNRKYPLGPLVNALRTYQQKTGERITLEYVMIQKVNDETELAYEMAALLSGLGVYVNLIPYNPVKDVYQRSTPERIKAFAAVLTQLGIENEIRREKGTDINAACGQLRRRESAN; from the coding sequence ATGAGCGAACCGGTACACGCCCTCGATCTTTCCCATGAAGAATGGATCGATGTCAGCACAAAAAGGTGGGGCCTCCCGAAGTATCGGGCGGACCAGCTATGCCAGTGGATTTACGACAAAAAAGTCTTCAACGTCCACGAAATGACCAACCTTTCGAAGGACCTCAGGGAGAAGCTTGTGTACGACCTGATGATCCTCCCTCCCATACCCGTCACCGAGGAAACGTCAAAGGACGGCACCAGGAAATTCCTCTGGCAGCTCTACGACGGGGAGCGGATCGAATCGGTGCTCCTCACCCACGGAAACCACACCACGGCCTGCCTTTCCAGCCAGGTGGGATGCCCGCTGAACTGCTCCTTCTGCGCCACCGGTCAGTCCGGCTTCCGCCGGGACCTCACCGCGGGGGAGATCACGGGGCAGCTTCTCGCCATGGAAAAACGCCTCGGGGCCAATATCGGCAACGTGGTCTTCATGGGAATGGGAGAGCCCTTCCTGAACACCCGGGCGGTCTTCAAGGCCATTTCCATCCTGAATTCGCCGAAGATGAGAAATCTGGGGGCCCGGCATATCACCATCTCCACCTCCGGTATCGTGCCGGGGATTCTCGACCTGGCGGAATTTCCCCTGCCGGTCCGTCTTTCGGTCTCTCTCCATGCGCCCAACGACGCGCTCCGGAGCAAGATCATGCCCGTGAACAGGAAATATCCCCTGGGCCCCCTGGTGAACGCCCTCAGGACATACCAGCAGAAGACAGGGGAAAGAATCACCCTGGAGTACGTCATGATCCAGAAGGTGAACGACGAGACGGAGCTGGCCTATGAAATGGCGGCCCTCCTGTCCGGCCTCGGCGTCTACGTGAACCTCATCCCATACAACCCTGTGAAGGACGTGTACCAGCGGTCCACTCCCGAAAGGATCAAGGCCTTCGCTGCCGTCCTCACCCAGCTCGGGATCGAAAACGAGATCCGCCGGGAAAAGGGAACGGATATCAATGCGGCCTGCGGCCAGCTTCGAAGGAGGGAATCGGCGAATTGA
- a CDS encoding diguanylate cyclase domain-containing protein: MLSVNFRSVRGMLGFFSVLLAAAMVLFPILIGILNFRESWLNTARDMEQALGMQADFIRKWFVFHKNAVRSISRLSSVSARDLPGMHSDFSSFARSNANFTSLVYVNTAGYPLVHSDREVPGNTGISVADRPYFIAAKEGREHITGIITSRSSGRSVVVISVPLTGDDGFQGLVFGSISLDTLLSALITTPFRSTGSFMLFDPSGDDSLLENYGISREEASRLKVPKGKLALYRGSDGKRWLAKSAGLPEYGLTLAVRMEFREFLAPYLAGLAYFGGTSLLLLAASLLISGTLYRKVNSSLTLLLDAVERTGDGKYAPLDPQALEKAPLEMNKLGRAYNLMANSLKNKTEELEFRSFHDELTGLYNRSYFEDTLARLGTGRFDPVTVVMCDVNGLKLVNDTLGHKAGDGLLRAAAEVLRKSARKSDIVARIGGDEFAALLPEDENGEAGRRFPEKLASNIREYRANDEALPLNIAWGIASGTRDESSVETLVQEADKRMYVFKQTHRSSSRKDVLDYLSERIALVRKDSRDRHMAACAALMEIFAASRSEFSPEKREYLVKLARNHDLGFTEIPREIFDKPGPLTEEEYEVVKRHPERGAYLVSLFPDIADLREDILLHHRWWNGSGYPEGEGGDALPEGARIMAVVDAYEAMTGDKAYRDPRSPAAAAAELRRCGGIQFDPYWAEEFARFILDFHEGEKIIS; encoded by the coding sequence ATGCTTTCCGTCAACTTCAGGAGCGTCAGGGGAATGCTCGGGTTCTTTTCGGTACTTCTGGCTGCCGCCATGGTCCTTTTCCCCATCCTCATAGGGATACTCAATTTCCGGGAGTCCTGGCTCAATACGGCCCGGGACATGGAACAGGCCCTCGGCATGCAGGCCGATTTCATCCGCAAATGGTTCGTCTTCCACAAAAACGCCGTCCGCTCGATTTCCCGTCTCTCATCCGTGAGCGCCCGGGATCTTCCCGGGATGCACAGTGACTTCTCCTCTTTCGCCAGGTCGAATGCCAACTTCACATCCCTTGTTTACGTGAATACTGCAGGTTACCCACTGGTTCACAGCGACAGGGAAGTACCGGGCAATACAGGAATTTCCGTAGCCGACAGGCCCTACTTTATCGCCGCGAAGGAAGGACGGGAACATATCACGGGAATAATTACCAGCCGAAGCTCCGGCCGATCGGTGGTCGTCATTTCCGTTCCTCTTACGGGAGACGACGGTTTTCAGGGTCTGGTGTTCGGATCGATCTCCCTCGACACTCTTCTTTCCGCTCTCATAACCACCCCTTTCCGAAGCACCGGCAGTTTCATGCTTTTCGATCCCTCCGGCGATGACTCCCTGCTTGAAAACTACGGCATATCCCGGGAGGAGGCCTCAAGGCTGAAGGTGCCGAAAGGGAAACTTGCCCTGTACCGGGGAAGTGACGGGAAACGGTGGCTCGCGAAAAGTGCCGGCCTCCCTGAATACGGACTGACGCTGGCAGTCCGCATGGAATTCCGGGAATTTCTTGCCCCCTACCTTGCCGGGCTGGCCTATTTCGGAGGAACATCACTCCTCCTCCTGGCAGCCTCCCTCCTCATTTCCGGCACGCTGTACCGGAAGGTGAACTCATCGCTCACCCTTCTTCTCGACGCGGTGGAACGGACCGGGGACGGGAAGTACGCCCCCCTCGATCCCCAGGCGCTCGAGAAAGCCCCCCTCGAGATGAATAAACTGGGACGTGCTTACAATCTCATGGCAAATTCACTGAAGAACAAGACGGAAGAACTGGAATTCAGATCCTTCCACGACGAACTGACCGGGCTCTACAACAGGTCCTATTTCGAGGACACCCTTGCCCGCCTCGGAACAGGGCGGTTCGACCCCGTCACGGTGGTGATGTGCGACGTGAACGGGCTCAAACTGGTGAACGACACCCTGGGGCACAAGGCGGGGGACGGCCTCCTCAGGGCCGCGGCGGAGGTTCTGCGGAAAAGCGCCAGGAAGAGCGACATTGTCGCCCGTATCGGCGGGGACGAATTCGCAGCCCTTCTGCCCGAAGACGAAAACGGAGAAGCCGGAAGGCGCTTTCCGGAGAAGCTGGCTTCGAACATCAGGGAGTACCGGGCGAACGACGAAGCCCTCCCTCTCAACATCGCCTGGGGCATAGCCTCGGGGACGAGGGACGAATCTTCGGTTGAAACGCTTGTCCAGGAAGCGGACAAGCGGATGTACGTCTTCAAGCAGACCCACAGGTCTTCTTCCAGGAAGGACGTCCTGGATTACCTCTCCGAGAGGATTGCCCTCGTCAGGAAGGATTCCAGGGACAGGCACATGGCCGCATGCGCCGCTCTCATGGAGATTTTTGCCGCGTCACGCAGTGAATTCTCTCCCGAAAAAAGGGAGTATCTTGTGAAGCTGGCCCGGAACCATGATCTTGGCTTTACCGAGATTCCCAGGGAGATCTTCGACAAACCGGGCCCCCTCACGGAAGAGGAATACGAGGTCGTGAAGCGTCACCCCGAAAGAGGAGCGTACCTCGTTTCGCTCTTCCCGGACATTGCGGACCTGCGGGAGGATATTCTGCTGCACCACCGCTGGTGGAACGGGTCGGGATACCCGGAAGGCGAAGGCGGAGACGCCCTTCCGGAAGGGGCCAGGATCATGGCCGTGGTGGACGCCTATGAAGCCATGACCGGAGACAAGGCGTACAGGGATCCGAGATCTCCCGCGGCGGCGGCGGCGGAACTCCGCCGGTGTGGGGGAATTCAGTTCGACCCGTACTGGGCTGAAGAATTCGCCCGGTTTATCCTTGACTTCCACGAAGGGGAAAAAATCATCTCCTGA
- a CDS encoding DUF6305 family protein, producing MKRMIIALTALLVLAAAGAAFAADVVLTSVGQSPDVMMVRVVLRKMKIDADSEPLLKADALAGRKVLVAVVGGSSKGLGAAGINKDQEVERVSSLLKAAKDQGVKVLVMHIGGEGRRGTLSDAFIEAAAPWGDRIIVVDGGNSDGIFDKLTEGKNVKILTAPNVNGTDAPLRETLSEWGISAR from the coding sequence ATGAAAAGAATGATTATTGCACTTACGGCGCTCCTGGTGCTCGCCGCGGCGGGGGCCGCCTTCGCGGCCGACGTGGTGCTCACTTCCGTGGGGCAGAGCCCCGACGTCATGATGGTGAGGGTGGTTCTCCGGAAAATGAAAATCGATGCCGACAGCGAGCCTCTGCTCAAGGCCGACGCCCTTGCGGGCCGGAAGGTCCTGGTTGCGGTGGTTGGAGGCAGCTCCAAGGGGCTCGGTGCCGCCGGAATCAACAAGGACCAGGAGGTGGAGCGGGTGAGCTCCCTTCTGAAAGCGGCAAAAGACCAGGGAGTGAAGGTTCTCGTCATGCATATCGGCGGGGAAGGCCGCAGAGGCACCCTGTCCGATGCCTTCATCGAGGCGGCGGCGCCCTGGGGAGACAGGATCATCGTCGTGGACGGAGGCAACAGCGACGGAATCTTCGACAAGCTGACGGAGGGGAAGAACGTGAAAATCCTCACGGCCCCCAACGTGAACGGAACGGACGCTCCTCTCAGGGAAACTCTTTCGGAGTGGGGAATCTCCGCCAGGTAG
- a CDS encoding TRAP transporter large permease subunit translates to MDWFFPEGLYTLAMVGSFVFGAFALKLPIAVALAAAAVVGALAAGEGFPVRHFVEGTFGYLDTILIIATAMIFMKSVQKTGLLESLAARVIRTFRTKPLLLSLGLMFIIMVPGMITGSSTAAVLTTGALVAPVLIKLGVPAVKTAAAIAMGAIYGMIAPPVNIPAMIIGGGIDMPYVGFALPLLVCTVPLAIFSALVLVYPHLKKGAGDENALEEELQRMEAIPLTVRLVFPVILLAVLMTGEQFLPGIWPPLGMPVNFLLAALSALFTGRRLNFIEASREAVNDAIPVLGILMGVGMFIQIMTLTGVQGFIVVSVLALPAWLMYLGMATSIPLFGAVSAFGAASVLGVPFLLALLGQNEIMVGSALSLLAGLGDLMPPTALAGIFAAQVVGEENYFRVLKFCIVPAVVTAGWAVVVILNANTVMGYLP, encoded by the coding sequence ATGGACTGGTTCTTTCCTGAAGGATTGTATACGCTGGCGATGGTGGGGAGCTTTGTCTTCGGGGCGTTTGCCCTGAAGCTCCCCATTGCCGTCGCCCTGGCAGCAGCCGCGGTCGTGGGAGCCCTCGCCGCAGGGGAAGGATTCCCCGTCCGGCATTTTGTCGAGGGAACCTTCGGATATCTCGATACCATCCTCATCATTGCCACGGCCATGATTTTTATGAAGTCCGTCCAGAAGACGGGGCTCCTTGAGAGCCTGGCCGCCCGGGTCATCCGCACGTTCAGAACAAAGCCCCTCCTTCTCAGCCTCGGACTTATGTTCATCATCATGGTTCCCGGCATGATCACCGGGTCTTCAACCGCCGCCGTCCTCACCACGGGGGCCCTGGTCGCTCCGGTCCTGATCAAGTTAGGCGTTCCAGCCGTAAAGACTGCGGCGGCCATCGCCATGGGAGCCATCTACGGCATGATCGCCCCTCCGGTGAACATTCCCGCCATGATCATCGGCGGCGGCATCGACATGCCCTACGTGGGCTTCGCCCTGCCTCTTCTTGTCTGTACCGTTCCGCTGGCGATCTTTTCCGCCCTTGTCCTTGTCTACCCCCACCTGAAAAAAGGTGCCGGGGATGAAAACGCCCTCGAGGAAGAACTGCAGCGGATGGAGGCAATTCCCCTCACCGTCAGGCTTGTCTTTCCGGTGATTCTTCTCGCCGTCCTTATGACGGGCGAGCAGTTTCTTCCCGGGATCTGGCCGCCCCTCGGCATGCCCGTGAATTTCCTTCTCGCCGCCCTTTCCGCTCTTTTCACCGGCAGACGGCTGAATTTTATCGAAGCCTCCCGGGAAGCCGTTAACGACGCCATCCCTGTGCTCGGAATCCTGATGGGGGTGGGCATGTTCATCCAGATAATGACCCTCACCGGTGTCCAGGGATTCATCGTGGTATCCGTCCTCGCTCTGCCGGCATGGCTCATGTACCTCGGCATGGCCACTTCGATTCCCCTTTTCGGAGCAGTGTCGGCCTTCGGTGCGGCTTCGGTCCTGGGGGTTCCCTTTCTCCTCGCTCTTCTCGGACAGAATGAAATCATGGTCGGCTCGGCGCTCAGCCTTCTTGCGGGCCTCGGCGACCTCATGCCTCCCACGGCCCTGGCGGGTATTTTCGCCGCACAGGTCGTCGGCGAGGAAAACTATTTCAGGGTGCTGAAGTTCTGCATCGTGCCGGCGGTGGTTACCGCCGGGTGGGCCGTCGTGGTGATCCTCAACGCGAACACCGTGATGGGCTACCTGCCATAG
- a CDS encoding succinylglutamate desuccinylase/aspartoacylase family protein: MKLKGTPFTALLLLALALGLSALAAVQFRAMWADDLFVPAPGFEKHLLSEWFGGIKDTPADTPVYIQEGAESGGTVLILGGTHPTEPASMMTATLFLERAKVTKGRLIVIPQANIMGFTHNSPQEAHPRSISFTAADGSTRTFRFGSRLTNTVHEWPSPDIYIHPASGQKLPGKERGNLNRCYPGVPDGSLTERLAYALTELVRKEKADLSFDLHEASPEYPVVNAIVAHERSMELAAMAAMDLEGKGIPIRLEPSPKNLRGLTHREWGNYTETMPILMETGNPVQGRLRGRTDERLALTGIDKAYVKAFALGRLYIPYDGKQTMEYRVGRHAESILAFLDNLDILFEERAVFVEGIPSLADLEEKGVGFFLTPAKQ; the protein is encoded by the coding sequence ATGAAGCTGAAAGGAACACCCTTCACCGCATTGCTCCTTCTCGCCCTGGCCCTCGGCCTCTCGGCCCTTGCCGCGGTGCAGTTCCGGGCCATGTGGGCCGATGATCTCTTCGTCCCCGCCCCGGGCTTCGAGAAGCATCTGCTTTCTGAATGGTTCGGAGGGATCAAGGACACCCCGGCTGATACTCCTGTCTACATCCAGGAAGGAGCGGAATCCGGCGGGACCGTGCTGATCCTCGGAGGTACCCATCCCACGGAGCCGGCGTCCATGATGACGGCAACCCTGTTCCTCGAACGGGCAAAGGTCACGAAGGGGCGCCTGATCGTCATTCCCCAGGCGAACATCATGGGCTTCACCCACAACTCCCCCCAGGAAGCCCATCCCCGGAGCATCTCCTTCACCGCCGCAGACGGGAGCACACGGACGTTCCGCTTCGGATCCCGCCTGACCAACACCGTCCACGAATGGCCCTCCCCCGACATCTACATTCACCCTGCCTCGGGGCAGAAGCTGCCCGGCAAGGAGCGGGGCAACCTCAACAGGTGCTACCCCGGCGTTCCCGACGGATCGCTCACGGAACGCCTCGCCTATGCTCTCACGGAGCTTGTCCGAAAGGAAAAGGCCGATCTTTCCTTCGACCTTCACGAGGCTTCCCCTGAATACCCGGTGGTGAACGCCATCGTGGCCCATGAACGGAGCATGGAGCTTGCCGCCATGGCCGCCATGGATCTGGAAGGAAAGGGGATTCCCATCCGCCTGGAGCCTTCGCCGAAGAACCTGCGGGGGCTGACCCACCGGGAGTGGGGCAACTACACCGAGACTATGCCGATCCTCATGGAAACCGGAAATCCCGTCCAGGGAAGACTCCGGGGAAGGACGGACGAACGGCTCGCCCTCACCGGTATCGACAAGGCCTACGTCAAGGCCTTCGCCCTCGGGAGGCTTTACATCCCCTACGACGGAAAACAGACCATGGAATACAGGGTGGGACGGCATGCCGAATCCATCCTCGCCTTTCTCGACAACCTCGACATCCTTTTCGAGGAGAGAGCGGTGTTTGTCGAGGGAATTCCCAGCCTCGCCGATCTCGAAGAAAAGGGTGTGGGATTTTTCCTGACCCCTGCAAAACAATAA
- the ggt gene encoding gamma-glutamyltransferase produces MRKSIMALVVLALVLAAGSAFAADVKEVYSKNGMVSSAHELASKAGVEILQKGGNAIDAAIATMLALNVVEPNASGIGGGGFSTIRFAKTGEVVELDYREVAPLSATKDMYASEASKKAKESVLGGKSVGVPGIVKGIFTALDKYGTMSFAEVAAPAIRLAEEGFEVHPMQTQIITDEFEKLSKYSPDSAFLPGGLPAETGSVLKQPELAKAFRLLASDGPDAFYNGPIGEALVAAVNNSGGKMSMEDLKGYKMIVQKPVHGTYRGYSIYSTPPASSGGTHIVQLLNIMENFPVKSLKHNSPDYLHHLAEAMKMVFADRQKYMADTAFVNVPLAGLASKEYAKELAGKIRRYDVMKDVPAGDPWPYNDAGKKAYLGGGGNQHISTSSFSVVDAEGNIVASTNTVNYFFGSGVIVPEFGFVLNNEMDDFSQDPNSVNAPEPGKRPLSSMSPTIVLDPEGRPFMTIGAAGAMRIITAVSQIVMNVVDFGMSMDQAIEQPRIFNPAGGGKAGKLLIEEGIDPSTADYLKLRGHDLEIRPFGGYFGTAQGILFDHTKNRMNGGADSRRLGVPVGY; encoded by the coding sequence GTGAGAAAAAGTATCATGGCACTGGTTGTTCTTGCTCTTGTTCTGGCGGCGGGTTCCGCCTTCGCGGCGGACGTGAAGGAGGTTTACTCCAAAAACGGCATGGTGTCCTCGGCCCACGAACTTGCGTCAAAGGCCGGCGTGGAGATTCTGCAGAAGGGCGGCAACGCCATTGATGCGGCCATCGCCACCATGCTCGCCCTCAACGTGGTGGAGCCCAACGCATCCGGCATCGGCGGCGGCGGATTCTCCACCATCCGGTTCGCCAAGACCGGCGAGGTGGTGGAGCTCGACTACCGTGAAGTGGCTCCCCTGTCCGCCACGAAGGACATGTACGCTTCCGAGGCTTCCAAGAAAGCCAAGGAATCGGTCCTCGGCGGCAAGTCGGTGGGCGTCCCCGGTATCGTGAAGGGGATCTTCACCGCCCTTGACAAGTACGGCACCATGTCCTTCGCCGAAGTGGCCGCTCCCGCAATACGGCTGGCAGAGGAAGGCTTCGAGGTTCATCCCATGCAGACCCAGATCATCACCGATGAGTTCGAGAAGCTGAGCAAGTACAGCCCCGACAGCGCCTTCCTTCCCGGCGGCCTTCCCGCTGAGACCGGCTCCGTCCTGAAGCAGCCCGAACTTGCCAAGGCCTTCAGACTTCTGGCAAGCGACGGGCCCGACGCCTTCTACAACGGCCCTATCGGTGAAGCCCTTGTGGCGGCTGTCAACAACAGCGGCGGAAAGATGAGCATGGAGGATCTCAAGGGGTACAAAATGATCGTCCAGAAACCCGTCCACGGAACCTACCGGGGCTACTCCATCTATTCCACTCCCCCGGCATCCAGCGGCGGTACCCATATCGTCCAGCTTCTCAACATCATGGAGAACTTTCCCGTGAAGTCCCTGAAGCACAATTCTCCCGACTACCTCCATCATCTCGCCGAGGCCATGAAGATGGTCTTCGCCGACCGGCAGAAGTACATGGCCGACACGGCCTTCGTCAATGTTCCCCTTGCGGGGCTGGCGAGCAAGGAATACGCGAAGGAACTGGCGGGAAAAATCCGCCGCTATGACGTCATGAAGGATGTTCCCGCAGGCGACCCCTGGCCCTACAATGATGCCGGGAAGAAGGCCTATCTCGGCGGCGGCGGAAACCAGCACATTTCCACCAGCTCCTTCTCCGTCGTGGATGCGGAGGGCAACATCGTCGCTTCCACCAACACGGTGAACTACTTCTTCGGGTCCGGAGTGATCGTCCCCGAGTTCGGCTTCGTTCTGAACAACGAAATGGACGACTTTTCCCAGGATCCCAACAGCGTCAACGCTCCCGAACCCGGGAAGAGACCCCTTTCCTCCATGTCGCCCACCATCGTTCTCGATCCCGAAGGACGTCCCTTCATGACCATCGGGGCGGCCGGAGCCATGCGCATCATCACCGCCGTGAGCCAGATCGTCATGAACGTGGTTGACTTCGGCATGTCCATGGACCAGGCCATCGAACAGCCCCGCATCTTCAATCCCGCCGGGGGCGGCAAGGCCGGCAAGCTCCTTATCGAGGAAGGCATCGACCCCTCCACAGCCGACTACCTGAAGCTCAGGGGGCATGATCTCGAAATCAGGCCCTTCGGCGGATACTTCGGCACGGCCCAGGGCATTCTCTTCGACCACACGAAAAACAGGATGAACGGCGGAGCCGACAGCAGGCGCCTCGGCGTTCCCGTGGGCTACTAG
- the deoC gene encoding deoxyribose-phosphate aldolase: MNTKQLASMIDHTLLKPDARVDDIRRLCEEAKEYGFASVCVNGSFVETAVRELKGSGVKVCAVIGFPLGACSSETKAFEAREAAARGAEELDMVVAVGRLLAGDEDYVREDIRNVVEAAGKGALVKVILETCLLNDEQKILGCRLAEEGGARFVKTSTGFSSGGATADDIALMRQTVGGRLGVKASGGIRTRHDAETMIAAGANRIGASASVAICSEDRS; this comes from the coding sequence ATGAACACGAAGCAGCTTGCGTCCATGATCGACCATACCCTGCTGAAACCCGACGCCCGGGTTGATGATATCAGGCGCCTCTGTGAAGAGGCGAAAGAGTACGGATTCGCCTCGGTGTGCGTCAACGGATCATTCGTGGAGACGGCGGTCCGGGAGCTGAAGGGCTCCGGGGTGAAGGTCTGCGCGGTGATCGGCTTCCCCCTGGGCGCCTGTTCGAGCGAAACGAAGGCCTTCGAGGCCCGGGAGGCGGCCGCCCGGGGAGCGGAGGAGCTCGACATGGTCGTCGCCGTGGGGCGCCTCCTCGCCGGTGATGAAGACTATGTCCGGGAGGACATCCGCAACGTGGTGGAAGCCGCCGGGAAAGGCGCCCTCGTCAAGGTCATTCTCGAGACCTGCCTCCTGAACGATGAACAGAAGATTCTCGGCTGCAGGCTGGCGGAGGAGGGGGGAGCCCGCTTCGTGAAGACATCCACGGGATTTTCCTCCGGAGGGGCCACGGCGGACGATATCGCCCTGATGCGGCAAACGGTGGGCGGCCGCCTCGGCGTCAAGGCATCGGGAGGGATCCGCACCCGCCATGATGCCGAAACCATGATCGCCGCCGGGGCGAACCGCATAGGGGCCTCGGCCTCGGTGGCCATCTGTTCGGAAGACCGCTCCTGA
- a CDS encoding Mur ligase family protein: MVFSGAADRIPIRILVTGSRGKSSLVRLLTAALEGAGVPSAGRITGVLPREISGGKETLILRSGPGSVEEMRWWLRSLPAGIRGAVLENSAVDPELQGLAWRWMKPSCTVLTNVRPDHEEVWGCGEEMAAAALCGGIGGGPVILPSSVAAVQTVSRLLRMKGCDLLPCPDGAGFRETHLSLVSGACSFLGIDRQKGLGAARELPPDIADFRFFREGKGMLASAFSANEPESTESLFRLTGWERQETTVLYNSRTDRVARLRSFLPWLSAHSWKSVAVTGSRPLFLPSGAAFLPLRDSAELEAFIAAEGKVFGCGNVAGVPLEYLLERKERAEGEEKTFD, from the coding sequence ATGGTTTTCAGCGGCGCTGCTGACCGTATACCCATTCGGATTCTCGTCACGGGGAGCAGGGGAAAAAGCTCCCTGGTCCGCCTGCTGACGGCTGCCCTCGAGGGGGCCGGTGTTCCCTCCGCGGGAAGGATTACAGGCGTACTTCCCCGGGAGATATCCGGAGGGAAAGAAACGCTTATTCTCCGCTCCGGACCGGGCAGCGTGGAAGAAATGCGGTGGTGGCTCCGTTCCCTGCCCGCTGGGATCAGGGGAGCGGTGCTCGAAAACAGCGCCGTGGACCCGGAGCTTCAGGGCCTCGCATGGCGGTGGATGAAGCCGTCCTGCACGGTACTGACCAATGTCCGTCCGGACCACGAGGAAGTATGGGGCTGCGGAGAGGAGATGGCCGCGGCGGCCCTCTGCGGGGGAATAGGCGGGGGACCCGTCATCCTTCCCAGCTCCGTGGCGGCCGTGCAGACAGTAAGCCGCCTTCTCCGGATGAAGGGGTGCGATCTGCTGCCCTGCCCCGACGGTGCCGGTTTCAGGGAAACCCATCTTTCTCTCGTATCCGGAGCCTGCTCCTTTCTGGGGATTGACAGGCAGAAGGGCCTGGGAGCTGCCCGGGAGCTTCCGCCTGATATAGCCGATTTCCGTTTCTTCCGCGAAGGGAAGGGCATGCTGGCTTCGGCTTTTTCCGCCAACGAGCCCGAATCCACGGAAAGCCTGTTCCGCTTGACCGGATGGGAAAGACAGGAGACCACGGTGCTCTACAACTCGAGAACGGACCGCGTCGCCAGGCTGCGCTCCTTTCTGCCCTGGCTGTCGGCCCATTCCTGGAAAAGCGTGGCCGTCACGGGAAGCCGCCCTCTTTTTCTGCCTTCCGGCGCGGCATTCCTTCCCCTTCGGGATTCCGCCGAGCTGGAGGCTTTCATCGCTGCGGAGGGAAAGGTCTTCGGGTGCGGGAACGTGGCCGGCGTGCCTCTGGAATATCTTCTCGAGCGGAAAGAACGGGCTGAAGGGGAGGAAAAGACCTTTGACTGA
- a CDS encoding poly-gamma-glutamate biosynthesis protein PgsC/CapC, which produces MTDGDVLLVALGIVLGLYLFHRTGYSPGGIITPGFLAMEMASPGRIAAAFGCALAVAALLSLLVRGTGMYGRQRTGAAMLLALGLKVMLGDLFPAAPVWIGWVIPGLIGADMQRQGIIPTVAAAMASAFAASLAAALLLSISGVLP; this is translated from the coding sequence TTGACTGACGGCGATGTGCTCCTGGTTGCCCTCGGCATAGTCCTGGGGCTGTACCTGTTCCATCGGACCGGGTATTCCCCCGGCGGCATCATCACCCCCGGCTTCCTGGCCATGGAAATGGCCTCGCCCGGGCGGATCGCGGCCGCTTTCGGCTGCGCCCTGGCTGTTGCCGCCCTCCTTTCCCTTCTCGTCAGGGGAACGGGCATGTACGGCCGCCAGAGAACCGGAGCGGCCATGCTTCTCGCCCTCGGCCTGAAAGTGATGCTGGGCGACCTGTTTCCTGCCGCGCCGGTCTGGATCGGGTGGGTCATCCCGGGGCTCATCGGCGCCGACATGCAGCGCCAGGGGATAATCCCCACGGTGGCTGCGGCGATGGCCTCGGCTTTCGCCGCCTCCCTGGCGGCCGCCCTTCTGCTTTCTATTTCAGGTGTGTTGCCATGA